One window of Perca fluviatilis chromosome 12, GENO_Pfluv_1.0, whole genome shotgun sequence genomic DNA carries:
- the si:dkey-4e7.3 gene encoding inosine-uridine preferring nucleoside hydrolase, which yields MAGIIRCVVKARHVLSSSVPRLFAADNRWFHSVRGRVAAGKHYSSSFSHSSSGSMMSKKLLLDVDCGVDDAQAIMLALAAPNVELLGITCVHGNTTVENVCKNTLRVLQVCNKLEIPVFKGAAKPILGNSLSAGQFHGQDGLGDAPDPDAPGLDLVQKEGAVSAMIRIVSENPGEVSLVATAPLTNLALAVRMDPSLPSKLRGLYIMGGNTESRGNTTVCGEFNFAADPEAAYIVLNDYQCPMYLACWEFTCYSKLPWEFCDAWLAQDTDKARFMAKIFQHSIEVSQSERLQKECVAGTGFISCDSYAMAAAVDDSFITESDHYPVSVELTGTHTRGMMIVDTVGFLENAQKAFIMKKVDMEKFKQMMMAALK from the exons ATGGCGGGGATAATCCGATGTGTTGTAAAAGCACGCCACGTTTTAAGCAGCTCTGTGCCGAG GTTATTTGCAGCTGACAATCGGTGGTTCCACTCTGTGAGAGGAAGAGTAGCAGCCGGCAAACACTACAGTTCATCTTTTTCACACTCGTCTTCAG GGTCCATGATGAGTAAGAAGTTGCTTTTGGATGTAGACTGTGGCGTGGACGATGCTCAGGCCATCATGTTAGCGCTGGCCGCCCCAAACGTGGAGCTCCTGGGCATCACATGTGTGCATGGAAACACCACAGTGGAGAATGTGTGTAAGAACACACTTCGAGTTCTGCAAGTCTGCAATAAACTTGAG ATTCCAGTGTTCAAAGGTGCAGCTAAGCCGATCCTTGGGAACAGCCTCAGTGCTGGACAATTCCACGGGCAGGACGGGTTGGGAGACGCTCCTGACCCCGACGCACCTGGCCTGGACCTGGTTCAGAAGGAGGGTGCTGTGTCAGCCATGATCAGGATTGTCAGTGAGAATCCAGGAGAG GTGTCTCTGGTTGCCACGGCACCCCTCACCAACCTGGCTCTGGCTGTAAGAATGGATCCATCTCTACCGAGCAAACTCCGAGGGCTCTACATCATGGGGGGCAACACTGAAT CTCGAGGAAACACTACAGTGTGTGGCGAGTTCAATTTTGCTGCTGATCCAGAAGCTGCGTACATTGTACTGAACGACTACCAGTGTCCCATGTACTTGGCCTGCTGGGAGTTTACCTGCTACAGCAAGCTGCCCTGG GAGTTTTGCGACGCCTGGTTGGCGCAGGACACCGATAAAGCTCGCTTCATGGCAAAGATCTTCCAACACAGCATCGAGGTATCACAAAGCGAACGCTTACAGAAAGAGTGTGTTGCCGGTACAGGTTTTATTTCCTGCGACTCGTATGCCATGGCAGCCGCCGTAGACGATTCATTCATCACAGAAAGCGACCATTATCCAGTTAGTGTAGAGCTGACGGGCACGCACACCAGAGGCATGATGATAGTAGATACCGTGGGCTTCCTGGAAAACGCCCAAAAGGCTTTTATTATGAAGAAGGTGGATATGGAAAAGTTCAAGCAGATGATGATGGCTGCTTTGAAATAA
- the LOC120570339 gene encoding uncharacterized protein LOC120570339 encodes MEENTMASNNNKKEILVLSALGLLLVEEEICRRRNLRRNGTKSWISQRQPQGASPRQITEKINISEKETKKKSLQSQLTRYRKLSPSGSSGTDKTARQQRILRMLEFLKPHTKSNLTHTEPPAPTDTISGATVDALDNNQDETAFEPLIAESTFLDPGFESTSSSSSAGSPRRPPAKRSRKSHDDSLADTKMRTIEAALHRMSAEGRPDFIAVACQSIEHKFRMVPPHLLPRLENRVQNLIFNFFEEHNLDTHTHDS; translated from the exons ATGGAAGAAAACACGATGgctagtaataataataagaaggaGATACTGGTGTTGTCAGCTCTCGGGCTTCTTCTTGTGGAAGAAGAAATATGTCGCAGGCGAAACTTAAGGAGAAACGGCACTAAGTCATGGATCTCACAGCGACAGCCTCAAGGAGCTTCCCCGCGTCAAATCACggagaaaataaatatatcaG AGAAAGAGACCAAGAAGAAGTCCCTGCAATCACAGCTTACCCGCTATCGCAAGCTCTCTCCTTCAGGAAGTTCTGGGACAGACAAGACTGCCAGACAGCAGCGGATACTGCGGATGTTAGAGTTTCTGAAGCCACATACGAAGTCTAACCTCACTCACACG gaaccACCGGCCCCTACTGACACCATTTCAGGCGCCACTGTTGATGCCTTGGACAACAACCAGGATGAGACGGCTTTTGAACCGCTGATTGCAGAATCTACTTTTTTGGACCCAGGCTTTGAGTCAACCAGCAGCAGCTCGTCAGCTGGAAGCCCGCGAAGGCCTCCTGCAAAGCGCAGCAGGAAATCTCACGATGATTCGCTGGCAGACACTAAGATGCGCACAATAGAGGCAGCGCTTCACAGAATGTCTGCAGAGGGCAGACCGGACTTCATTGCAGTGGCCTGCCAAAGCATAGAACACAAGTTCAGGATGGTGCCACCACATCTCCTGCCTCGATTGGAGAACAGAGTTCAAAAcctcatttttaattttttcgaGGAGCacaacctggacacacacacacacgactcttaa
- the LOC120570342 gene encoding cytochrome c oxidase assembly factor 5: MPKYYEDKEEDTRACAGVREDFKACLLQHDCVVKEGKMPSECLKEGHCKALQTSFFECKRSMLDTRSRFRGRKGY, encoded by the exons ATGCCGAAATATTACGAGGATAAAGAGGAAGATACCCGAGCATGCGCCGGTGTCAGAGAGGACTTCAAGGCGTGTCTCCTTCAGCACGACTGCGTGGTCAAG GAGGGGAAGATGCCCAGTGAGTGTTTGAAGGAAGGCCACTGCAAAGCCCTGCAGACATCCTTCTTTGAGTGCAAGAGGTCAATG CTGGACACAAGGTCAAGATTCAGAGGAAGGAAAGGATATTGA